The Misgurnus anguillicaudatus chromosome 21, ASM2758022v2, whole genome shotgun sequence genome includes a window with the following:
- the LOC129438829 gene encoding uncharacterized protein isoform X1 gives MTSRHNTGRGNSWTDLGRSTEQSLFVKNYPDPMPDNTVSAFGSYKNSDTSSSQNRPYYLTSKKPYAFKGFTSFPTMPAPTQQTEMHFDQKHQPSSLSYAVRYASAHPHTAPSVPKEAKHLVQSQNPSMSNRYKTTQSAKVQLDAVNNRAYGHVSLAGATGNKRYETPKMMTSSLGGTKTSTDLVPHNSAIYSQNNQRGRYKSVTESKFDGSPLEMSQRWTLGGLAPSQNTQSLDESRKVLQKSSQSESTLEKSTNGRFARPNSYRSLFIKSSNVNPVSTNAGSALNARDSTVATGITNPLQGFPTVYRKMGLSQSKNDPISEFVPSIHRSVSSNKVTGYPLTPNSDVQKIFEANNGLFNLAKEMKQDRTITQLKTNKSYNAMRLGPTSSIVIGRRVEASQDGKNSDNQNIYGFPTSQSAIYRSASIHSHKANNSAEPVYPSTIHRSMIKPIGKDDFLNNETASISVNRSASEMDIDLSAVGVSQTSRPTSSFVVGKSSVSKTKGLHNYKPVRFADVAGTASFSGMKPSSVDPIKVALKNISSLTPGLEESLTDLSLAKETDNFTAFSDMGNIFGSAYRSTASVSVPGLVPTAVTTEPQSSFTAPQTTAYSFGPEPNPGNETTPTADGIIPFDEDILIPNTTMLVTMTSV, from the coding sequence ATGACGAGTCGGCATAATACAGGCAGAGGAAATTCTTGGACTGACTTAGGCCGAAGTACAGAACAGTcattatttgttaaaaattatcCAGATCCCATGCCAGATAACACAGTGTCTGCGTTCGGCTCATATAAAAATTCCGATACGTCTAGTAGCCAAAACCGACCATATTATCTAACCTCTAAAAAGCCATatgcttttaaaggttttacaTCTTTCCCTACAATGCCAGCACCTACCCAACAAACAGAAATGCACTTTGACCAAAAACATCAGCCAAGCTCCTTATCTTATGCTGTCCGATATGCCTCTGCTCATCCCCATACTGCCCCAAGTGTGCCAAAAGAAGCGAAGCATCTTGTTCAATCTCAAAATCCTTCGATGTCCAACCGCTACAAAACAACTCAGTCGGCTAAAGTTCAGCTAGATGCTGTAAATAATCGAGCTTATGGTCATGTCTCTCTTGCTGGAGCTACTGGTAACAAACGCTATGAAACTCCTAAAATGATGACATCATCTCTGGGTGGCACAAAAACATCAACGGACCTCGTTCCACATAACAGTGCTATTTACTCGCAGAACAATCAAAGAGGACGATACAAATCTGTCACAGAATCCAAGTTTGATGGAAGTCCATTAGAAATGTCTCAGAGGTGGACTTTAGGAGGACTTGCTCCATCGCAAAACACTCAATCTCTGGATGAAAGTCGAAAAGTTTTACAGAAATCTAGTCAAAGCGAATCAACATTAGAAAAATCAACAAATGGCAGGTTTGCTAGACCCAACTCATACAGAAGTTTATTCATAAAATCTAGCAATGTAAACCCTGTTAGCACTAATGCAGGCAGTGCGCTCAACGCTCGTGACTCTACGGTGGCCACAGGCATCACAAACCCTCTACAAGGATTCCCCACTGTCTATCGTAAAATGGGTTTATCACAAAGTAAGAATGATCCTATATCAGAATTTGTTCCTTCAATCCATAGATCTGTTTCTTCTAATAAAGTAACTGGATATCCTCTTACACCCAATAGTGATGTACAGAAGATCTTCGAGGCAAACAATGGTTTATTCAATCTAGCCAAGGAAATGAAGCAGGACAGAACCATAACACAATTAAAAACTAATAAAAGCTACAATGCCATGAGATTAGGACCAACAAGCAGCATTGTGATTGGTAGGCGCGTTGAAGCCAGTCAAGATGGAAAGAACTCAGACAACCAGAATATCTACGGTTTTCCAACTTCTCAATCAGCAATATATCGATCTGCTAGCATTCATAGTCATAAAGCCAATAACAGCGCAGAACCTGTTTACCCATCAACTATACACAGATCTATGATCAAACCCATTGGTAAAGATGACTTTTTGAATAATGAAACCGCTTCGATTTCTGTGAACAGAAGTGCCTCAGAAATGGATATTGACCTTAGCGCTGTTGGGGTGTCCCAGACATCAAGACCCACAAGTAGCTTTGTAGTCGGAAAATCCAGTGTATCTAAGACAAAAGGCCTACACAATTATAAACCAGTTCGGTTTGCTGATGTAGCAGGTACCGCCTCCTTCAGTGGTATGAAACCAAGTTCTGTTGACCCCATAAAAGTGGCTCTCAAAAACATTTCCAGTTTAACACCAGGACTAGAGGAAAGCCTTACAGACCTTTCTTTAGCCAAAGAGACAGATAATTTCACTGCGTTTTCAGACATGGGAAACATATTTGGAAGTGCTTATCGAAGTACAGCAAGCGTAAGTGTTCCTGGACTCGTGCCAACAGCTGTCACCACAGAACCTCAAAGCTCATTTACTGCACCTCAAACAACTGCGTATTCTTTTGGGCCGGAGCCAAATCCTGGGAATGAAACCACGCCCACAGCAGACGGCATTATTCCATTCGATGAGGATATCTTGATACCCAACACCACCATGTTGGTAACAATGACCTCCGTTTGA
- the LOC129438829 gene encoding RING finger protein 227 isoform X2: MFLETECGICYRTYNAGLRCPRQLSCKHTFCERCLATLAQSKEIPDPRIQCPLCRHITSLSDATIKDKLPVDEDILERLVKDASLEGLADDDEECEEPNQDASCPRKEESSPPRTPRGRLMRSIRRLCKKILGDERRNCMTDEDLRDLAMMSCYMT, translated from the exons ATGTTTTTAGAAACAGAGTGCGGAATTTGCTACCGAACTTACAACGCGGGCTTGCGGTGTCCCCGTCAGCTGAGCTGCAAACACACGTTTTGTGAAAGATGTTTGGCGACGCTCGCGCAGTCAAAAGAGATCCCCGATCCGCGGATACAGTGTCCGCTGTGCCGACACATCACGTCGCTGTCAGACGCGACGATCAAAGACAAGCTGCCGGTAGACGAGGACATTTTGGAGCGGTTGGTAAAGGATGCCAGTTTGGAGGGATTGGCGGATGACGATGAAGAGTGCGAGGAGCCGAACCAGGACGCATCCTGCCCGCGTAAAGAAGAAAGTTCGCCCCCGAGAACTCCGAGAGGACGTCTGATGAGATCCATCCGGCGCCTCTGTAAAAAAATCCTAGGGGACGAGCGCAGAA ACTGTATGACTGATGAGGATTTAAGGGACCTGGCAATGATGTCCTGTTATATGACGTAA